In Phocoena sinus isolate mPhoSin1 chromosome X, mPhoSin1.pri, whole genome shotgun sequence, a genomic segment contains:
- the LOC116747953 gene encoding cytochrome c-type heme lyase encodes MGLSVSTRAVAVQTSDHQTAAPPSGCPMHEGKMKGGAVSAEPSDPTCGSKTDSVPAHQERAYEYVQCPVTGAMAENKENLDPSNLMPPPNQTPAPDQPFALSTVRQESSIPRADSDKKWVYPSEQMFWNAMLRKGWTWKEEDISQKDMYNIIRIHNQNNEQAWKEILKWEALHAAECPCGPSLIRFGGKAKEYSPRARIRSWMGYELPFDRHDWIVNRCGTEVRYVIDYYDGGEVNHDYQFTILDVRPALDSLSAVWDRVKVSWWRWTS; translated from the exons ATGGGTTTGTCTGTATCTACCCGTGCTGTTGCAGTTCAGACGTCAGATCATCAGACAGCAGCCCCGCCTTCGGGATGCCCAATGCATGAAGGGAAAATGAAAG GCGGTGCAGTGAGTGCCGAGCCATCTGACCCAACCTGTGGGAGCAAAACGGACTCTGTGCCTGCGCACCAAGAACGCGCGTACGAGTACGTGCAGTGTCCCGTCACCGGCGCGATGGCTGAGAATAAGGAGAACCTAGATCCTTCTAACCTG atGCCACCACCTAATCAGACGCCGGCCCCCGATCAGCCGTTTGCACTATCTACTGTGAGACAGGAGTCGTCTATTCCGAGGGCAGATTCAGATAAAAAGTGGGTTTATCCTTCCGAACAGATGTTCTGGAATGCGATGTTAAGGAAAGG GTGGACATGGAAGGAGGAGGATATTAGTCAGAAAGACATGTATAATATCATTAGAATTCACAACCAGAACAATGAGCAGGCCTGGAAGGAAATTTTGAAGTGGGAAGCCCTTCACGCTGC GGAGTGTCCTTGTGGTCCATCACTGATCCGGTTTGGAGGGAAAGCGAAAGAGTATTCACCAAGGGCAAGAATTCGTTCCTGGATGGG GTACGAGCTGCCTTTTGACAGGCACGACTGGATCGTCAACCGTTGCGGGACAGAAGTCAGATACGTCATTGACTACTACGATGGTGGCGAGGTCAACCACGACTACCAGTTCACCATCTTGGACGTCCGGCCGGCTCTGGATTCGCTCTCGGCCGTGTGGGACCGGGTGAAGGTCTCCTGGTGGCGCTGGACTTCCTAA